A single region of the Streptococcus sanguinis genome encodes:
- a CDS encoding flavodoxin family protein → MIYLVNASPNRNGNSFKLGHFFLRDRDYEALQLVDYHIEQYGQSAENDQFFQVYEQLSQADVLVFTSPIYWWSFSGLLKTLLDRVADVHEPQAVLKGKKVFFLLQGSQPSKEIEMLDYVMSRFCQNCGLEYEGLAVTNHKLKEIEGWELAALQEKLDKVLSESQK, encoded by the coding sequence ATGATTTATTTGGTAAACGCCAGCCCGAATAGGAATGGTAATAGTTTTAAGTTGGGGCACTTTTTTCTGCGGGATAGAGATTATGAGGCACTTCAATTAGTGGACTACCACATTGAGCAATATGGCCAGTCAGCAGAAAACGACCAGTTCTTTCAAGTCTATGAGCAGCTGAGTCAGGCTGATGTGCTGGTCTTTACCAGCCCTATTTATTGGTGGTCTTTTTCAGGTCTGCTAAAAACTTTGTTGGACCGAGTAGCTGATGTGCATGAGCCGCAGGCAGTACTCAAGGGCAAAAAGGTGTTTTTCCTCCTGCAAGGTTCTCAGCCTAGCAAAGAAATTGAAATGCTGGACTACGTGATGAGCCGCTTTTGCCAGAACTGCGGACTCGAATATGAGGGGCTGGCAGTGACTAATCATAAGCTAAAAGAAATCGAAGGTTGGGAATTAGCAGCCCTGCAGGAAAAATTAGATAAGGTTTTATCAGAAAGTCAAAAGTGA
- the budA gene encoding acetolactate decarboxylase, producing the protein MAEPIKLFQYNTLGALMAGLYDGSMTVGELLQYGDLGLGTLDSIDGELIVLNGKAYQAKGSGEVPEVVEVSPDMTVPYAAVVPHQAEVIFRQRFEMDDKELEKRIESYYDGENLFRSIKIHGDFTHMHVRMIPKSTTERKFAEVAVNQPEYRKENVTGTIVGIWTPEIFHGVSLAGYHLHFVSDDLTFGGHVMDFVIREGVVELGAVDQLDQRFPVQDRKYLFAKFNMDEMKEDMEKSE; encoded by the coding sequence ATGGCAGAACCAATCAAATTATTTCAATATAATACTTTGGGAGCCTTGATGGCTGGTCTTTACGACGGCAGTATGACTGTTGGGGAGTTGCTGCAGTATGGAGATTTGGGCTTGGGGACATTGGACTCTATTGATGGTGAGCTCATTGTTCTCAATGGTAAGGCTTATCAGGCAAAGGGATCTGGAGAAGTGCCAGAAGTGGTTGAGGTGTCACCAGATATGACAGTACCTTACGCGGCAGTTGTTCCCCATCAGGCGGAGGTCATTTTCCGTCAGCGCTTTGAGATGGATGACAAGGAGTTGGAAAAGCGGATTGAGTCTTATTATGATGGAGAAAATCTTTTCCGCTCTATCAAGATTCACGGTGATTTCACCCATATGCATGTTCGGATGATTCCCAAGTCTACGACGGAGCGGAAGTTTGCGGAAGTAGCGGTTAACCAGCCTGAGTATCGTAAGGAAAATGTCACAGGCACCATCGTTGGTATCTGGACTCCTGAGATTTTCCACGGGGTCAGTCTGGCAGGCTATCATCTGCATTTTGTATCGGATGATCTGACTTTTGGCGGACATGTTATGGACTTTGTCATCAGGGAAGGTGTCGTCGAGTTGGGTGCTGTAGACCAGCTGGATCAGCGTTTCCCGGTACAAGATCGCAAGTATCTCTTTGCTAAGTTTAATATGGATGAGATGAAAGAAGATATGGAAAAGTCGGAATAA
- a CDS encoding tetratricopeptide repeat protein produces the protein MSKSEQMLAALQEQDLALAERYFEQALTTDSEEELLDLADYLESIGFFPQAKRIFEKLAPDYPASYISLAAIASDDGDLEQAFAYLEEIQPDSDWYVAALLAKADLYQLEGLPDVAREKLAQAAELTDEPLVTFGLAEIDLELGDFSQAIKEYAQLDNRSIFEQTGVSTYQRIGVCYASLGKFAAAIEFLEKAVELEYDDAAVYELATILADQEEYQKANLYFKQLDTLSPDFEGYEYGYALSLHADHRTAEALTLAQQGLAKNPFETRLLLLASQLSYELHDEKAAENYLLQAQEDADDLEEIALRLTTLYLEQERYEDILEFAEQEVDNALTRWNLARAYQALENLEKAEELYNQLARELQDNPEFLEQYVYLLRELGRFEEAKRATASYLRLVPDDGSMQELYESL, from the coding sequence GTGAGCAAGAGTGAGCAAATGTTGGCAGCTTTACAGGAGCAGGACCTAGCTCTGGCTGAACGCTATTTCGAGCAAGCCCTGACTACAGACAGCGAAGAAGAATTATTGGATTTAGCCGATTACTTAGAGAGTATCGGCTTTTTCCCTCAGGCCAAGCGTATTTTTGAAAAGTTGGCTCCTGACTATCCGGCTTCTTATATCAGCTTGGCAGCTATTGCCAGTGACGATGGGGACTTGGAGCAGGCTTTTGCCTATCTGGAGGAGATTCAGCCAGACAGTGACTGGTATGTTGCTGCTCTCTTGGCTAAGGCTGACCTCTATCAGCTAGAGGGGCTTCCTGATGTAGCTCGTGAAAAATTAGCTCAGGCAGCAGAGCTGACTGATGAGCCTTTGGTAACCTTTGGTCTGGCTGAGATAGATTTGGAGCTGGGGGATTTTTCACAGGCGATTAAGGAATACGCCCAGCTAGACAATCGCTCAATCTTTGAGCAAACAGGCGTCTCAACCTATCAGCGGATTGGGGTCTGCTATGCCAGCCTTGGAAAATTTGCAGCTGCCATTGAGTTTTTGGAGAAAGCAGTTGAGCTGGAGTATGACGATGCTGCGGTTTATGAGCTAGCGACTATTTTAGCGGACCAAGAAGAATACCAAAAGGCCAATCTTTATTTCAAGCAATTGGATACTCTGTCACCGGATTTTGAAGGCTACGAATATGGCTATGCCCTATCTCTTCATGCGGATCATCGGACGGCTGAAGCCCTGACCCTTGCCCAGCAGGGCTTGGCTAAGAATCCTTTTGAGACTCGGCTCTTGCTTTTAGCCTCACAGCTTTCTTATGAACTTCATGATGAGAAAGCGGCTGAAAATTATCTTTTGCAGGCTCAGGAAGATGCGGATGATTTGGAAGAGATTGCCTTGCGACTGACTACTCTTTACTTGGAGCAGGAGCGTTATGAGGATATTTTAGAATTTGCAGAGCAAGAAGTCGATAATGCCTTGACTCGCTGGAATCTGGCGCGTGCTTATCAGGCTTTGGAAAATCTGGAAAAAGCAGAGGAACTCTATAATCAACTGGCTCGTGAATTGCAAGATAATCCAGAGTTTTTGGAGCAGTATGTCTATCTTTTGCGTGAACTAGGCAGATTTGAAGAAGCTAAAAGAGCTACTGCTTCTTATCTAAGATTAGTGCCTGATGATGGGAGTATGCAGGAGCTTTATGAAAGCTTATAA
- a CDS encoding AI-2E family transporter, with product MEHKEKDFSLSWFFKWFLDNKAITVFLVTLLMGLNIFILSKISFIFSPVIEFLGVIMLPVILAGLLYYLLNPIVDWMEKHKINRLVAITIVFVLIAFLIIWGLAVAIPSLQHQVMAFVRNVPAYLKQADKFIDDVVTKYISEDFKPQIEEYTSNLSSQITDWASNFSSRAVNWAGNLISTTSQIVVAIIIMPFILFYLLRDGKNLKGYVTQFLPTKFRESFGQVMTDINSQLANYVRGQVTVAIIVALMFIVFFKIIGLRYGVTLGVIAGVLNLVPYLGSFLAMLPALAIGLIAGGPVMLAKVIVVFIVEQTIEGRFVSPLVLGSQLSIHPITILFVLLTSGTMFGIWGVFLGIPAYASAKVAIAAIFKWYQKVSGLYEADFEQEGEISEQE from the coding sequence ATGGAGCACAAAGAAAAAGATTTTAGCCTATCTTGGTTTTTTAAATGGTTTTTAGATAACAAGGCCATTACAGTATTTCTAGTAACCCTTTTGATGGGACTGAATATTTTTATACTGAGTAAAATCAGTTTTATTTTTAGTCCAGTCATTGAATTCTTGGGAGTGATTATGCTGCCGGTTATTTTAGCTGGTCTGCTTTATTATCTGTTAAATCCGATTGTTGACTGGATGGAAAAGCATAAGATTAATCGACTGGTTGCTATTACTATTGTCTTTGTTTTAATTGCTTTTTTGATTATCTGGGGCTTGGCTGTTGCTATTCCTAGCTTGCAGCATCAGGTCATGGCCTTTGTCAGAAATGTTCCAGCTTATCTGAAGCAGGCTGACAAGTTCATCGACGATGTTGTGACCAAGTATATTTCGGAGGATTTCAAGCCGCAGATTGAAGAATACACTAGTAATCTGTCTAGCCAGATTACTGATTGGGCCAGCAATTTTTCATCGCGGGCAGTTAACTGGGCGGGGAACTTAATCAGTACAACTTCGCAGATTGTCGTGGCTATTATCATCATGCCATTTATCCTTTTTTACCTGCTGAGAGATGGGAAAAATCTGAAAGGCTATGTGACCCAGTTTCTGCCAACTAAATTCCGAGAATCCTTTGGTCAAGTGATGACGGATATCAACAGCCAGTTGGCCAACTATGTGCGTGGTCAGGTGACGGTTGCTATCATTGTAGCTCTGATGTTTATCGTTTTCTTCAAGATTATTGGTCTGCGCTATGGTGTCACTCTTGGAGTAATTGCCGGCGTTCTCAATCTGGTGCCTTATCTGGGCAGCTTTTTGGCTATGCTTCCGGCTCTGGCAATCGGTTTGATTGCTGGCGGTCCAGTAATGCTGGCTAAAGTCATTGTTGTTTTCATCGTTGAGCAGACTATCGAGGGGCGTTTTGTTTCTCCTCTGGTCTTGGGCAGTCAGCTCAGTATTCATCCAATTACGATTTTATTCGTATTATTGACTTCTGGCACCATGTTTGGCATTTGGGGCGTTTTCCTGGGAATTCCTGCCTATGCTTCAGCCAAGGTTGCCATTGCGGCCATCTTTAAGTGGTATCAGAAAGTAAGTGGCCTCTATGAAGCCGATTTTGAACAAGAAGGAGAAATCAGTGAGCAAGAGTGA
- a CDS encoding sensor histidine kinase, with translation MKIVKKNFLLTSSIIFVVVTIVLASLYFAMPVYYQQVKSGEAQREFNQVSKQVKGKSSQQIGELLSDYSKKSNLIWFTLLAKDNTILYPSLEAGDESSLQLTIVPTIANSDYESKSLSESFRTSDGKEVVLRGEYSLQPVSDASRILLNLYPFVLLVSLSLGGLAAYLYSRTSSQRIKAISKSTRQMTSLAPDVTCQVKGRDEIAELAQDINHLYANLLTSIEALRLENEKVAESEREKAEFLRMTSHELKTPITSMMGMVDGMIYGVGEFKDRDKYLQKCREILEEQSELVQSILAISKLEMKTETEQEVFSLKQVLEENLSTYRVLADVRHYHFQVELAEAKVKGNRTYLLKAIKNLLDNAFHYTVEGGQILLRLEEHKLVIENEAERVLNKDQIQQIFQPFYRPDYSRNRKDGGTGLGLFIVQQILDKHGLRYQFETVDGRKMRFSISLPAVEK, from the coding sequence GTGAAAATTGTCAAAAAGAACTTTCTTCTGACTTCCTCTATCATTTTCGTGGTGGTGACTATCGTTCTAGCCAGTCTTTACTTTGCCATGCCAGTGTATTATCAGCAGGTTAAGAGTGGAGAAGCTCAGCGGGAATTTAACCAAGTTTCCAAGCAAGTCAAAGGGAAGTCCAGTCAACAAATCGGCGAACTGTTGAGTGATTATAGTAAAAAGAGCAATCTGATTTGGTTTACCTTGCTTGCGAAAGACAATACGATCCTCTATCCCTCTCTTGAGGCAGGAGATGAAAGTTCTCTGCAGCTGACTATCGTCCCAACAATTGCCAACAGCGACTATGAGAGCAAGAGTTTATCAGAAAGTTTTCGAACTTCTGATGGTAAAGAAGTTGTCCTGAGAGGGGAATACTCCTTACAGCCGGTTTCTGATGCCAGTCGGATTTTGCTCAATCTCTATCCATTTGTCTTGCTTGTGTCTCTGAGTCTAGGTGGTCTGGCAGCCTATCTCTACAGCCGGACTTCCAGTCAGCGAATCAAAGCCATCTCTAAGAGCACCCGTCAAATGACGAGTCTGGCTCCAGATGTGACCTGTCAGGTCAAGGGGCGCGATGAGATTGCCGAACTGGCCCAAGACATCAATCATCTCTATGCCAATCTGCTGACTAGTATCGAGGCTCTGCGCCTAGAAAATGAAAAGGTTGCGGAAAGCGAGCGGGAAAAGGCTGAGTTCTTGCGAATGACATCGCATGAGCTCAAGACACCCATTACCAGCATGATGGGGATGGTTGATGGCATGATCTATGGAGTAGGAGAGTTCAAGGATCGAGACAAGTACTTGCAGAAGTGCCGAGAAATCCTAGAGGAGCAGTCGGAGTTGGTCCAGTCTATCTTAGCCATTTCTAAACTGGAGATGAAGACTGAAACTGAACAGGAAGTCTTTTCACTCAAGCAGGTCTTGGAGGAAAATCTGAGCACCTATCGAGTTTTAGCAGATGTCAGACACTACCATTTTCAAGTTGAGCTGGCAGAAGCGAAGGTCAAGGGGAACCGCACCTATCTGCTCAAGGCTATCAAGAATCTTCTGGACAATGCCTTTCATTATACAGTAGAAGGCGGACAGATTCTACTCAGGCTGGAAGAGCATAAGCTAGTCATCGAAAATGAGGCAGAACGAGTTTTGAACAAAGACCAAATTCAGCAGATTTTTCAGCCTTTCTACCGGCCAGACTACAGTCGCAATCGCAAGGATGGCGGAACAGGTCTGGGACTCTTTATCGTTCAGCAAATTTTGGACAAGCATGGTCTGCGATATCAGTTTGAAACTGTTGATGGGCGGAAAATGCGCTTTAGCATTTCTCTGCCGGCTGTCGAGAAATAG
- a CDS encoding response regulator transcription factor translates to MHKILVVEDDTTINQVICEFLKESQYEVRPVFDGGDALQAFEEEPFDLVILDMMLPTKSGLEVLKEIRKTSQIPVMILTALDDEYTQLVSFNHLISDYVTKPFSPLILVKRIENILRRNTVASEIAVGDLTVSIDDCTVYWQGEKMPLTKKEYEILQTLAKRKGHLVTRDQLMNTIWGYSELDSRVLDNHIKNIRKKIPGVPLKTITGMGYQLGGEDK, encoded by the coding sequence ATGCACAAGATTCTAGTGGTGGAAGATGATACGACGATTAATCAAGTGATTTGCGAGTTTTTAAAGGAAAGTCAGTATGAGGTAAGGCCAGTCTTTGACGGAGGCGATGCTTTGCAGGCTTTTGAAGAAGAGCCCTTTGATCTGGTCATTTTAGATATGATGCTGCCGACCAAGAGCGGTCTGGAAGTACTGAAGGAAATCCGCAAGACTTCTCAGATTCCGGTCATGATTTTGACAGCTCTGGATGACGAGTATACCCAGCTGGTCAGCTTTAACCATCTCATCAGTGATTATGTAACCAAGCCTTTTTCACCGCTAATCTTGGTCAAACGGATTGAGAATATTCTGCGCAGAAATACGGTTGCTTCAGAGATTGCTGTTGGCGACCTGACGGTTTCTATTGATGACTGCACGGTTTACTGGCAGGGTGAGAAGATGCCTCTGACCAAGAAAGAATATGAAATCTTGCAGACTCTGGCTAAGAGGAAGGGCCACTTGGTGACCCGAGATCAGCTGATGAATACTATTTGGGGTTACAGCGAGCTGGATAGTCGGGTACTGGATAATCATATCAAGAATATCCGCAAAAAGATTCCTGGTGTGCCGCTGAAAACCATTACAGGTATGGGCTATCAGCTTGGAGGAGAAGACAAGTGA
- a CDS encoding ABC transporter permease yields the protein MEDIFVALNSILSHKMRSMLTMLGIIIGIGAIIAIFSIIEGNTENTKRQLIGGNNNTIKVVYDKKSAIDPTIPEKSQAQKPSYIPFMGEDVLSKIKEISGVKNALLTYGTDEKIYYLSQKSSGKIQAVSQTAADIKQQRLLEGEGFDSEAFKNQEQVTYLEKSLYDSLFPKGDGIGKYVEVLGNPFKVIGVFESTEQSGLTAGAEKVAYIPLQQWHRIFDTINVSPEVTVQTHKADDLKKVAKKVSDYLNQQMPPSDYMFGVLNLQEFERQLDNLNKSNFVLLAGIASISLLVGGIGVMNIMLVSVTERTREIGIKKALGARRKIILKQFLIEAVILTLMGGIIGVVAGIASGFVITQSLAYPYILSLFSVFVSLLFCCIIGVVFGLLPAVKASKLDPIEALRFE from the coding sequence ATGGAAGATATTTTTGTAGCTCTGAATTCAATCTTGTCGCATAAAATGCGCTCTATGCTGACCATGTTGGGGATTATCATCGGGATAGGCGCTATCATCGCTATCTTTTCTATCATTGAGGGAAATACGGAGAATACCAAGCGTCAGCTCATTGGCGGAAACAATAACACAATCAAGGTTGTCTATGACAAGAAAAGCGCCATCGATCCAACCATTCCAGAGAAATCTCAAGCTCAGAAGCCTTCTTATATTCCCTTTATGGGAGAGGATGTGCTGAGTAAGATTAAGGAAATCTCTGGGGTTAAGAATGCTCTGCTGACCTATGGTACAGATGAGAAGATTTACTACCTGAGTCAAAAGTCATCTGGGAAGATTCAGGCTGTTTCGCAGACAGCCGCTGACATCAAGCAGCAACGTCTGCTAGAAGGTGAAGGATTTGATTCAGAAGCCTTTAAAAATCAAGAGCAGGTGACCTATCTGGAAAAGTCACTTTATGACAGTCTTTTTCCAAAGGGCGATGGTATCGGCAAGTATGTGGAAGTCTTGGGCAATCCCTTTAAGGTTATTGGCGTGTTTGAGTCGACTGAGCAGAGTGGCTTAACAGCTGGTGCAGAAAAGGTGGCCTATATTCCCCTGCAGCAGTGGCATCGGATTTTTGATACCATTAATGTCAGTCCAGAAGTAACTGTCCAAACCCACAAGGCTGATGATTTGAAGAAGGTTGCCAAGAAGGTCAGTGATTACCTCAATCAGCAAATGCCACCGTCAGACTATATGTTTGGTGTGCTCAACCTGCAGGAATTTGAACGGCAGCTGGATAATCTCAACAAGTCTAACTTCGTCTTGCTAGCAGGTATTGCCAGTATCTCCCTCCTAGTCGGAGGTATCGGTGTTATGAATATCATGCTGGTTTCAGTGACAGAGCGGACTCGTGAAATCGGGATTAAAAAGGCTCTGGGAGCTCGACGGAAGATCATTCTCAAGCAGTTCCTGATTGAGGCAGTTATCCTGACTCTGATGGGAGGAATTATTGGCGTGGTGGCTGGTATCGCCTCGGGCTTTGTCATCACCCAGTCTCTAGCCTATCCGTATATTCTATCCCTCTTTTCTGTCTTTGTAAGTTTGCTCTTTTGTTGTATAATAGGAGTAGTATTTGGGCTCCTGCCAGCTGTGAAAGCATCCAAGTTGGATCCGATCGAAGCCCTGCGATTTGAATAG